From a single Syngnathus scovelli strain Florida chromosome 2, RoL_Ssco_1.2, whole genome shotgun sequence genomic region:
- the rprd1b gene encoding regulation of nuclear pre-mRNA domain-containing protein 1B isoform X2, which produces MSSFSEAALEKKLSELSSSQQSVQTLSLWIIHHRKHSGLIVKVWHRELKKAKKSRKLTFLYLANDVIQNSKKKGPEFTKDFESVLIDACSHVARCVGEVDESCKKHMERLLNIWKERNLYRSDFIQQLTLAIEDSNSPQPIEEKKPVKRSYQKIQQEEEEDEDDDYRSISSPRSTDASANQLTEELVKALQDLENAASGDAAVRQKIASLPQEVQDVSLLEKITDKEAADNLSKTVDEACLLLAEYNGRLAAELEDRRQLARMLTDYISSQKEALVEREKKLEEYKQKLARVTQVRKELKSHIQSLPDLSLLPNVTGGLAPLPSAGDLFSTD; this is translated from the exons ATGTCGTCGTTTTCCGAGGCAGCCCTGGAGAAGAAACTGTCGGAGCTGAGCAGCTCGCAGCAGAGCGTCCAGACTTTGTCCCTCTGGATCATCCACCACCGCAAACATTCGGGCCTCATTGTCAAAGTGTGGCACAGAGAGCTGAAGAAAG CTAAAAAAAGCAGGAAGCTGACATTCCTCTATCTGGCCAATGATGTTATCCAAAACAGCAAGAAGAAAGGACCCGAATTCACTAAAGACTTTGAGTCCGTCCTCATTGATGCCTGCTCTCATGTTGCCAGGTGTGTGGG TGAAGTTGATGAGAGCTGCAAAAAGCACATGGAGAGACTCCTGAACATATGGAAGGAGCGCAACCTCTACAGAAGTGACTTTATTCAGCAGCTCACCCTGGCCATAGAAGACTCCAACAGCCCTCAGCCTATAG aggaaaagaaaccagtgaaacgAAGCTACCAGAAGATCcagcaagaggaagaggaagatgaggatgacGACTACAGAAGCATCAGCTCCCCTCGTAGCACGGACGCCTCCGCTAATCAACTG ACAGAGGAGTTGGTGAAAGCGCTGCAGGACTTGGAGAACGCCGCATCAGGTGATGCAGCCGTGCGGCAGAAAATCGCCTCACTGCCGCAGGAAGTCCAAGATGTCTCACTACTGGAAAAGATAACTG ATAAGGAGGCAGCTGACAATCTGTCCAAGACAGTGGACGAAGCGTGTCTTCTGCTGGCCGAGTATAACGGCCGCCTGGCCGCAGAACTGGAGGACCGGAGGCAGTTGGCACGCATGCTGACTGACTACATCAGTAGCCAGAAAGAGGCGCTGGTTGAGAGGGAGAAGAAGTTAGAG GAATACAAGCAGAAACTTGCCAGGGTGACCCAGGTGAGGAAGGAGCTCAAGTCCCACATCCAGAGTCTGCCCGACCTTTCCCTCCTTCCTAACGTTACAGGCGGTCTGGCACCGCTCCCCTCGGCTGGTGACCTCTTCTCCACCGATTGA
- the rprd1b gene encoding regulation of nuclear pre-mRNA domain-containing protein 1B isoform X3 gives MSSFSEAALEKKLSELSSSQQSVQTLSLWIIHHRKHSGLIVKVWHRELKKAKKSRKLTFLYLANDVIQNSKKKGPEFTKDFESVLIDACSHVASEVDESCKKHMERLLNIWKERNLYRSDFIQQLTLAIEDSNSPQPIVEEKKPVKRSYQKIQQEEEEDEDDDYRSISSPRSTDASANQLTEELVKALQDLENAASGDAAVRQKIASLPQEVQDVSLLEKITDKEAADNLSKTVDEACLLLAEYNGRLAAELEDRRQLARMLTDYISSQKEALVEREKKLEEYKQKLARVTQVRKELKSHIQSLPDLSLLPNVTGGLAPLPSAGDLFSTD, from the exons ATGTCGTCGTTTTCCGAGGCAGCCCTGGAGAAGAAACTGTCGGAGCTGAGCAGCTCGCAGCAGAGCGTCCAGACTTTGTCCCTCTGGATCATCCACCACCGCAAACATTCGGGCCTCATTGTCAAAGTGTGGCACAGAGAGCTGAAGAAAG CTAAAAAAAGCAGGAAGCTGACATTCCTCTATCTGGCCAATGATGTTATCCAAAACAGCAAGAAGAAAGGACCCGAATTCACTAAAGACTTTGAGTCCGTCCTCATTGATGCCTGCTCTCATGTTGCCAG TGAAGTTGATGAGAGCTGCAAAAAGCACATGGAGAGACTCCTGAACATATGGAAGGAGCGCAACCTCTACAGAAGTGACTTTATTCAGCAGCTCACCCTGGCCATAGAAGACTCCAACAGCCCTCAGCCTATAG TAGaggaaaagaaaccagtgaaacgAAGCTACCAGAAGATCcagcaagaggaagaggaagatgaggatgacGACTACAGAAGCATCAGCTCCCCTCGTAGCACGGACGCCTCCGCTAATCAACTG ACAGAGGAGTTGGTGAAAGCGCTGCAGGACTTGGAGAACGCCGCATCAGGTGATGCAGCCGTGCGGCAGAAAATCGCCTCACTGCCGCAGGAAGTCCAAGATGTCTCACTACTGGAAAAGATAACTG ATAAGGAGGCAGCTGACAATCTGTCCAAGACAGTGGACGAAGCGTGTCTTCTGCTGGCCGAGTATAACGGCCGCCTGGCCGCAGAACTGGAGGACCGGAGGCAGTTGGCACGCATGCTGACTGACTACATCAGTAGCCAGAAAGAGGCGCTGGTTGAGAGGGAGAAGAAGTTAGAG GAATACAAGCAGAAACTTGCCAGGGTGACCCAGGTGAGGAAGGAGCTCAAGTCCCACATCCAGAGTCTGCCCGACCTTTCCCTCCTTCCTAACGTTACAGGCGGTCTGGCACCGCTCCCCTCGGCTGGTGACCTCTTCTCCACCGATTGA
- the rprd1b gene encoding regulation of nuclear pre-mRNA domain-containing protein 1B isoform X4, protein MSSFSEAALEKKLSELSSSQQSVQTLSLWIIHHRKHSGLIVKVWHRELKKAKKSRKLTFLYLANDVIQNSKKKGPEFTKDFESVLIDACSHVASEVDESCKKHMERLLNIWKERNLYRSDFIQQLTLAIEDSNSPQPIEEKKPVKRSYQKIQQEEEEDEDDDYRSISSPRSTDASANQLTEELVKALQDLENAASGDAAVRQKIASLPQEVQDVSLLEKITDKEAADNLSKTVDEACLLLAEYNGRLAAELEDRRQLARMLTDYISSQKEALVEREKKLEEYKQKLARVTQVRKELKSHIQSLPDLSLLPNVTGGLAPLPSAGDLFSTD, encoded by the exons ATGTCGTCGTTTTCCGAGGCAGCCCTGGAGAAGAAACTGTCGGAGCTGAGCAGCTCGCAGCAGAGCGTCCAGACTTTGTCCCTCTGGATCATCCACCACCGCAAACATTCGGGCCTCATTGTCAAAGTGTGGCACAGAGAGCTGAAGAAAG CTAAAAAAAGCAGGAAGCTGACATTCCTCTATCTGGCCAATGATGTTATCCAAAACAGCAAGAAGAAAGGACCCGAATTCACTAAAGACTTTGAGTCCGTCCTCATTGATGCCTGCTCTCATGTTGCCAG TGAAGTTGATGAGAGCTGCAAAAAGCACATGGAGAGACTCCTGAACATATGGAAGGAGCGCAACCTCTACAGAAGTGACTTTATTCAGCAGCTCACCCTGGCCATAGAAGACTCCAACAGCCCTCAGCCTATAG aggaaaagaaaccagtgaaacgAAGCTACCAGAAGATCcagcaagaggaagaggaagatgaggatgacGACTACAGAAGCATCAGCTCCCCTCGTAGCACGGACGCCTCCGCTAATCAACTG ACAGAGGAGTTGGTGAAAGCGCTGCAGGACTTGGAGAACGCCGCATCAGGTGATGCAGCCGTGCGGCAGAAAATCGCCTCACTGCCGCAGGAAGTCCAAGATGTCTCACTACTGGAAAAGATAACTG ATAAGGAGGCAGCTGACAATCTGTCCAAGACAGTGGACGAAGCGTGTCTTCTGCTGGCCGAGTATAACGGCCGCCTGGCCGCAGAACTGGAGGACCGGAGGCAGTTGGCACGCATGCTGACTGACTACATCAGTAGCCAGAAAGAGGCGCTGGTTGAGAGGGAGAAGAAGTTAGAG GAATACAAGCAGAAACTTGCCAGGGTGACCCAGGTGAGGAAGGAGCTCAAGTCCCACATCCAGAGTCTGCCCGACCTTTCCCTCCTTCCTAACGTTACAGGCGGTCTGGCACCGCTCCCCTCGGCTGGTGACCTCTTCTCCACCGATTGA
- the rprd1b gene encoding regulation of nuclear pre-mRNA domain-containing protein 1B isoform X1: protein MSSFSEAALEKKLSELSSSQQSVQTLSLWIIHHRKHSGLIVKVWHRELKKAKKSRKLTFLYLANDVIQNSKKKGPEFTKDFESVLIDACSHVARCVGEVDESCKKHMERLLNIWKERNLYRSDFIQQLTLAIEDSNSPQPIVEEKKPVKRSYQKIQQEEEEDEDDDYRSISSPRSTDASANQLTEELVKALQDLENAASGDAAVRQKIASLPQEVQDVSLLEKITDKEAADNLSKTVDEACLLLAEYNGRLAAELEDRRQLARMLTDYISSQKEALVEREKKLEEYKQKLARVTQVRKELKSHIQSLPDLSLLPNVTGGLAPLPSAGDLFSTD from the exons ATGTCGTCGTTTTCCGAGGCAGCCCTGGAGAAGAAACTGTCGGAGCTGAGCAGCTCGCAGCAGAGCGTCCAGACTTTGTCCCTCTGGATCATCCACCACCGCAAACATTCGGGCCTCATTGTCAAAGTGTGGCACAGAGAGCTGAAGAAAG CTAAAAAAAGCAGGAAGCTGACATTCCTCTATCTGGCCAATGATGTTATCCAAAACAGCAAGAAGAAAGGACCCGAATTCACTAAAGACTTTGAGTCCGTCCTCATTGATGCCTGCTCTCATGTTGCCAGGTGTGTGGG TGAAGTTGATGAGAGCTGCAAAAAGCACATGGAGAGACTCCTGAACATATGGAAGGAGCGCAACCTCTACAGAAGTGACTTTATTCAGCAGCTCACCCTGGCCATAGAAGACTCCAACAGCCCTCAGCCTATAG TAGaggaaaagaaaccagtgaaacgAAGCTACCAGAAGATCcagcaagaggaagaggaagatgaggatgacGACTACAGAAGCATCAGCTCCCCTCGTAGCACGGACGCCTCCGCTAATCAACTG ACAGAGGAGTTGGTGAAAGCGCTGCAGGACTTGGAGAACGCCGCATCAGGTGATGCAGCCGTGCGGCAGAAAATCGCCTCACTGCCGCAGGAAGTCCAAGATGTCTCACTACTGGAAAAGATAACTG ATAAGGAGGCAGCTGACAATCTGTCCAAGACAGTGGACGAAGCGTGTCTTCTGCTGGCCGAGTATAACGGCCGCCTGGCCGCAGAACTGGAGGACCGGAGGCAGTTGGCACGCATGCTGACTGACTACATCAGTAGCCAGAAAGAGGCGCTGGTTGAGAGGGAGAAGAAGTTAGAG GAATACAAGCAGAAACTTGCCAGGGTGACCCAGGTGAGGAAGGAGCTCAAGTCCCACATCCAGAGTCTGCCCGACCTTTCCCTCCTTCCTAACGTTACAGGCGGTCTGGCACCGCTCCCCTCGGCTGGTGACCTCTTCTCCACCGATTGA